Below is a genomic region from Anabas testudineus chromosome 13, fAnaTes1.2, whole genome shotgun sequence.
CTGACCGAGTTATGTAACTTCACCAGGGTTCAAACAATTCAACAGAGGAGAACGTTGACCTTCCCCCTcagctgtaaacacagaaaaagttAACAGAGACTTTTactgaagacaacaacacaacacaggagACATTAAGCACCAGGGAACACACGTTTACCTGGTGGGAGATGGACGCTGGGACCACCTATGGTGCTGCATACAGACTAGGAAGACCAGCATCAGGAAGACAAGCGGAACAACAAAGTAGAGGACGGCTGAACCTGAGGAAGAAGAACGATGAAGATCAGCTGGTTTGGTGCTTTAATGCTGGTTACAGGAGATAAATGACCTGATTCAAATAAATCACGTTAGGTAACATTTTAGCATTAATAGTGCAGAGAACACAGTTTAGTTACTATCTGTAATTTAAAGTTGTTTCACACTTGACGaacaacactgatgtttttaagATGATATACTACCTGTAGTGTCAGTGGTGTCAGTCGACATCGGTAACATAAATTAATGAGACGTTCAAATACAACATCTGGCTACAACAACAGTCACAGAGTTGATGATACtggagaaaatacaaattaaattaaaacattagcTGGATCTGCAGCAGGCTGACTGGTtgtaactttaaaatgttttaaaatgtacagaagACTGGATCCAGTGttcgtttttattttattttattttaacattcgTTCCAAGGACGACGTCTTAAAATGACTCTTTTGGTTTTtactgacacatttacagtgactGTAAAAGTACATTACTCAGTGGGCATTACTCATTGTCCCCATTGTACAGTTTGTATCTGTTCCAATCTTTCGTTGGAGCATTAAACTACTGATCTTTAGATAATATTGTACCTGTAGGACGAGTGGTTGAAGGAGGTGAGGAACCTGCTTAGAAGACaaaatattaattcatatttaacaactgtaaatgtgcacaaaACTTGATTTAGTCTGTTACCTTgacacaatacaaacacaccGTGTGTAAATGTTCTAATGAAACTACATAAAATTCAAACTCATTAAAATGAGAATGCTGTgataataaaatactgattttaGGACCAGACTAATACCTGGAGATCCCGTGGTTACAGACTGTGATGTACCTGCACAAAATGAACAATGTTAAGTAACATTTCTAAATATTGAAGATAAAGAAGCAAAAGCTGCGACTTCACCtgaatctgcagcagctgttgtcaAATGAACAGAAGATTTGATGAATTGAttcatgtttgaaatgaaagacacagaaacactggcACTAAAGTTAGCTCATCAGTCCAACCAGCAGCAAACTGAACCAACTTACTAAAATAACTGTTGCCTTTAACATCAGCACAGAGCGCTTCACACTCCACCGCCGTGCTGAACATGTTCCCGTTGGACCCACAGCCGCTAAAGACGAACCTCTCACACCTCCCACTGGTCACATTGTAGAAGAATTTGGAAAACTGTGCATTGCATCCACCGGACTGACGTGGTCGATAACAACGAACTGGTGGGAGAGGGATGGAACAAACCCAGACTGAATCACAGACAGAGCGGCCTCCACACCATCTTATCATTGGACAGAATGTAGATCTTCAGAATATTAAGCCCATTGTTTTCCCCAAAGGTTTTGAACTGTTTCACAGGTGTCATACACTTTTCGTTGCACAGGGCTTCACATGCCTCCTGGGTTTCGAACGTGTTCCTGCTGGATCCACAGCCACTGAAGAAGCGTTCGCACCTGTAACTGGTGCCGTTGTAGAAGAACCTGGGAATCCCCGACTGGCAGCTGCTGTAATTCATCAAAT
It encodes:
- the LOC113168865 gene encoding papilin-like isoform X1, which gives rise to MSEQGLYVVWFCFLVWPGQAQVPEPAQCLVSGVYSLVQLPDAKDEKSCWDDCFAEPDCHVAVVTKALSGSHRCLLVNCLNQGNYSVPRDPSSEIQVYPKSSISNEQRQFLMDRTYGLANERLHCSDLMNYSSCQSGIPRFFYNGTSYRCERFFSGCGSSRNTFETQEACEALCNEKFRCYRPRQSGGCNAQFSKFFYNVTSGRCERFVFSGCGSNGNMFSTAVECEALCADVKGNSYFSTSQSVTTGSPAGSSPPSTTRPTGSAVLYFVVPLVFLMLVFLVCMQHHRWSQRPSPTSDKTTLLSESDQSIVES
- the LOC113168865 gene encoding protein AMBP-like isoform X3 → MSEQGLYVVWFCFLVWPGQAQVPEPAQCLVSGVYSLVQLPDAKDEKSCWDDCFAEPDCHVAVVTKALSGSHRCLLVNCLNQGNYSVPRDPSSEIQVYPKSSISNEQRQFLMDRTYGLANERLHCSDLMNYSSCQSGIPRFFYNGTSYRCERFFSGCGSSRNTFETQEACEALCNEKFRCYRPRQSGGCNAQFSKFFYNVTSGRCERFVFSGCGSNGNMFSTAVECEALCADVKGNSYFSTSQSVTTGSPAGSSPPSTTRPTVSSTL
- the LOC113168865 gene encoding papilin-like isoform X2; protein product: MSEQGLYVVWFCFLVWPGQAQVPEPAQCLVSGVYSLVQLPDAKDEKSCWDDCFAEPDCHVAVVTKALSGSHRCLLVNCLNQGNYSVPRDPSSEIQVYPKSSISNEQRQFLMDRTYGLANERLHCSDLMNYSSCQSGIPRFFYNGTSYRCERFFSGCGSSRNTFETQEACEALCNEKFRCYRPRQSGGCNAQFSKFFYNVTSGRCERFVFSGCGSNGNMFSTAVECEALCADVKGNSYFSTSQSVTTGSPGSSPPSTTRPTGSAVLYFVVPLVFLMLVFLVCMQHHRWSQRPSPTSDKTTLLSESDQSIVES
- the LOC113168865 gene encoding papilin-like isoform X4 codes for the protein MSEQGLYVVWFCFLVWPGQAQVPEPAQCLVSGVYSLVQLPDAKDEKSCWDDCFAEPDCHVAVVTKALSGSHRCLLVNCLNQGNYSVPRDPSSEIQVYPKSSISNEQRQFLMDRTYGLANERLHCSDLMNYSSCQSGIPRFFYNGTSYRCERFFSGCGSSRNTFETQEACEALCNEKFRCYRPRQSGGCNAQFSKFFYNVTSGRCERFVFSGCGSNGNMFSTAVECEALCADVKGNSYFSTSQSVTTGSPGSSPPSTTRPTVSSTL